One genomic region from Anomalospiza imberbis isolate Cuckoo-Finch-1a 21T00152 chromosome 28, ASM3175350v1, whole genome shotgun sequence encodes:
- the TGFA gene encoding protransforming growth factor alpha, which produces MAGGPAALALGVLLAACHALDNSTAGRNAPVAAAVRSHFNECPDSHRQFCFHGTCRFLVQEEKPACVCHSGYVGTRCEHADLLAVVAATQKKQTITALLVVAVVASALLVTVCVLVHCCRLRKRCPGWCREPGAGPEKPGGAAQGGSVLLPQRDRCVTEPGPPGDIWGHLGSPPGPSPPPPPPVLRILFGAFPPFSRSVPTVPPLTSECPPLSPHRVPKVPP; this is translated from the exons ATggcgggcggcccggccgcgctcGCCCTCG GTGTCCTGCTGGCCGCGTGCCACGCGCTGGACAACAGCACGGCCGGCCGGAACG CTCCGGTGGCGGCGGCAGTGAGGTCGCACTTCAACGAGTGCCCCGACTCGCACCGGCAGTTCTGCTTCCACGGCACGTGCCGCTTCCTGGTGCAGGAGGAGAAACCCGCCTGCGT gtgtcactcagggTACGTGGGGACACGCTGTGAGCACGCTGACCTGCTGGCCGTGGTGGCAGCCACCCAGAAGAAGCAGACCATCACCGCCCTGCTCGTGGTGGCCGTGGTGGCCTCGGCGCTGCTCGTCACCGTCTGCGTCCTGGTGCA ctgctgccGCCTGCGGAAGCGCTGTCCCGGCTGGTGCCGTGAGCCCGGAGCCGGCCCCGAGAAACCGGGGGGGGCTGCTCAAGGGGGGAGCGTCCTGCTGCCACAGcgagacag GTGTGTGACAGAGCCGGGaccacctggggacatctggggacacctggggagcCCCCCAGGACcgtcccctcccccccccccccccgtgcTTCGGATCCTTTTTGGGGcgtttccccccttttcccgg agtgtccccactgtcccccccCTCACCTCGGAGtgtcccccactgtccccccacCGTGTCCCCAAGGTGCCCCCCTGA